One Oryza sativa Japonica Group chromosome 8, ASM3414082v1 DNA window includes the following coding sequences:
- the LOC136351562 gene encoding uncharacterized protein — translation MNRIHNKQEECVKKWSGNICPKIKKKVEKNAEIANTCYVLPAGKGVFQVTEKEHQYIVDIIAKHCECRRWQLTGIPCNHAISCLRSERIKPKDVVSFCYSTEKFMEAYGFNIMPVRDKTAWAKMNGVKVNPPVYEKKVGRPSRCRRKQPQELEGGTKIFKHGVQLHCSYCQGVNHNKKGCKKRKEDIKSGKQQASAPSLQPVQEDVMPLQVMPDILNSQTRGPAGIPCTRRVQRRGGDPLYSSCLAEAAPLAVDEEGNRDLMLSETRSAPSECGRKEPAQDAALVMAPPVLPNL, via the exons ATGAATAGGATACATAATAAGCAGGAGGAGTGCGTAAAGAAGTGGTCGGGAAATATATGcccaaaaataaagaaaaaggttGAGAAAAATGCAGAAATAGCAAATACATGCTATGTCTTGCCTGCTGGTAAAGGGGTGTTCCAAGTTACTGAGAAAGAACACCAATATATTGTTGACATCATAGCAAAACATTGTGAATGTAGGAGATGGCAACTAACAGGGATACCATGCAACCATGCAATTTCTTGCTTGAGGAGTGAGAGGATCAAGCCTAAAGACGTGGTGTCCTTTTGTTACTCAACAGAGAAATTTATGGAAGCATATGGATTTAATATAATGCCTGTTAGAGACAAAACTGCTTGGGCGAAGATGAATGGAGTGAAGGTCAACCCACCGGTTTATGAAAAGAAAGTCGGAAGGCCTAGTAGATGTAGAAGAAAGCAGCCTCAAGAGCTTGAAGGAGGAACAAAAATATTCAAACATGGTGTGCAACTACACTGTAGCTATTGCCAAGGAGTTAATCACAATAAGAAGGGATGCAAGAAGAGGAAGGAAGATATAAAAAGTGGAAAGCAGCAGGCCAGTGCTCCTTCTCTACAGCCTGTTCAAGAAGATGTTATGCCTTTGCAGGTCATGCCTGATATTCTGAATAGTCAGACTA GAGGTCCGGCGGGGATCCCCTGTACTCGTCGTGTccagcggcgcggcggggatCCCCTGTACTCGTCGTGtctggcggaggcggcgccgctggCTGTGGACGAGGAGGGGAACAGAGATTTGATGTTGTCGGAGACTCGATCTGCGCCCAGCGAATGTGGAAGGAAGGAGCCAGCACAGGACGCGGCACTGGTCATGGCGCCGCCAGTGTTGCCGAACCTGTAG